AAGGAATATAAGATTGGATAATGCTGTGATTACTTTACAAGGTATTATCCATAGTTTCGGATTTAATCATTATCTTACACCAACTGGTAGGAAGGATGAAGTGGAAGAACTGACTGATAGAATTTACAATTTATTCATTAATGGAATTGGTAAGAGAAATTAGGGGAGGTATAACATGCATCGAAAGATTAGGTTTTCAAGTTTGATTTTATTATTAGCTTTGGGACTAATATTAAATAGTACAGTTGTTATTCAGTCCCAAGATAAAGAAGTAGTTGAATTAAATTTAAAAAAAGGAATTAAGATGGGATTAGAACATAATTCCTCACTTCAGCAGCTAAAATCAAAAGTAAAAGCAGCTAAGGCAGCTGTAGATCAAGTAGAGGCTCAATTAAAACCTGGAGTTTCTATTAATTCTAGTTATACTCGGTTAGATGAAGAACCAACTGATTTATTGGGAAATTCTACTGGTTCTAAAAATCAGTACCAACATCAATTGAAATTAAATTATTTATTGTATAGAACGCCGGCTAAATTGAAAGTAAAACAGAAGAAGTATCAATGGGAGAAGATAAAAGAAAAATATGAACATCAAAAGAAACAGCTAGCTTATAAGATTACGAGTAATTATTATGAAATTCTTAAGGCCAAAAAGCTAGTTAAAGTTAATCAAGAATCATTAAAACAAGTAGAAAAACATTTAAAGCAAACACAGGCTCATTTTGAAGCCGGTAATGCAATTAAGACTGATGTACTTCAAACAAAAGTCCGCAAAAGTGAAGTCCAGCAGCAGCTTTTACAGGTAAAGAATAAGTTACAGTTAGCTCGTGAACGCTTTAAAAATCTTTTAGAAATTAATGGAGCTAAGAAGATAAGAATAAAAGAAAAGGTTAGTTTTCCAGATATAGAT
The DNA window shown above is from Sporohalobacter salinus and carries:
- a CDS encoding TolC family protein encodes the protein MHRKIRFSSLILLLALGLILNSTVVIQSQDKEVVELNLKKGIKMGLEHNSSLQQLKSKVKAAKAAVDQVEAQLKPGVSINSSYTRLDEEPTDLLGNSTGSKNQYQHQLKLNYLLYRTPAKLKVKQKKYQWEKIKEKYEHQKKQLAYKITSNYYEILKAKKLVKVNQESLKQVEKHLKQTQAHFEAGNAIKTDVLQTKVRKSEVQQQLLQVKNKLQLARERFKNLLEINGAKKIRIKEKVSFPDIDLSLQSAVNFAFKNRSDLNSLQSQLTSLRQGLKWAQKSDNPSLALSGNVAKEGSEFNPDSDESWSAMVNLEWDLYDGGENEALVKQSRSNLEAQQAALDKKKQTIDLEVRESFLNLDLSQKQKATAKQRVKKAQENLRLAKLRYKEGAAINTEVIDAQVELSKAKTDYQKQVYDYYINQAALLKSIGMSYLSLHNSELDLKEGN